The Archangium primigenium genomic interval GTCCGCCGGAGGTTCTGGTACCAGTACTCGGCGTCCAGCGTCGCGCCGTCAAGCACCCGCCCGTGCACCGTGGAGACAAAGGGCAGCGTGGACGTGACGGGTTGGATACCCGCGAGCATGCTCAAGAGCTGCTCGTGGACCGCCTCGACCTGGGGGCCGTGCGAGGCATAGTCGACGCGGATCCTCCGGGCGAACACCGACGCGGCCTCGAGTTCACCGAGCAGGGTCTCGACCGCGGCCACTCCGCCGGAGATGACGGTGGAGTGGGGACCGTTGATGGCGGCGATGGCGAGCTGGCCGCCAAAGCGCTCCAGGCGCTCCATCAGCTCGGCGGCCGGCAGCTCCACGAGCGCCATGGTGCCCAGCCCGGCGAGCATGGCGAGCGACTGGCTGCGGCGCGCCACGATCCGGGCGGCGTCGCTCAGGGACAGCGCCCCGGCGACACACGCCGCGGCGAGCTCGCCCTGGCTGTGGCCCACCACCGCATCGGGCTGGATTCCCAGGTGGCGCCACAGCTCGGCCAGGCACACCATCACCGCGAACAGCACGGGCTGGAGCACATCGACGCGCTCCAACGACGGGGCGCCCGCTTCACCCCGCAGCACGGCGAGCAGCGACCAGTCGACATGAGGGGCCAGCGCCTCGGCGCATGCCTCCATGCGGGCGCGGAAGACGTCACTGCTGTCGAGCAGCGGCCGTGCCATCTCGACCCACTGTGAGCCCTGCCCTGGGAAGACGAAGACGAGCTTGCCCGGGGGCTTGACGCTGCCCCGCACCAGATGGGGCGCGGAGGAGCTCTCGGCGAGCGCCTTCAGGCCGGCGAGCAGCTCCGCGCGCTCATGGGCCACCACCAGGGCGCGATGCTCGAAATGGGTCCGCTGCGTGGCGAGGCCATGCGCGACGTCGCCCAACGGAAGCTCGGCGGCGACCTCGAGGTGGGTGACCAGCGCCTGGGCCTGCGCGCGCAGGGCGGCCTCGTTCCGGGCGGAGAGGGGCACCGGCAGGGGCGCGCCCCGCTGCTCGGGGGCGGGCGGCACCCGGGCGGGGCCGACCTCGTGCCAGCGCACCGGCACTCCGAGTGCGTAGAGCGCGCCCAGGGAATCGAGCAGCACCGCGTGCTCGTCCTCGTCACGCCGCAGCGAAGCCAGCGTCACCCCGGGGCGGCGGTGGTGCTTCAGGTTCGCCTGGATGGCGTACAGGGTGCTCGGGTGCGGGCTGACCTCGAGGAAGATCTCGTACCCGTCCCGCAGCAGGCCATCGATGGCGGTCGAGAACGACAACGACTCGCAGAAATTGCGCACCCAGTGCTCGGCATCGTAGCCCTCGCCGGCGAGCACGGTGCCCAGGGCCGTCGAGATGATGGGGATGCGCGAGGGCCGGGGCTGAACCCGCTGGAGCGCTTCACGCAGATCACCGCGCAGGTGCTCCACCAGCGGGCTGTGCGGCGCCACGTCCACCGGCAACTGACGGCAGAAGATGCCTCGCTGCTCGAGCGCGTGGAACAGCGTCTCGAGCGCGTCCGGCCGTCCCGCCAGCACGGTGGCGTTCACGCCGTGGTGGATGGCGCGGAACACCTGGCCCTCATGGCCCACCAGCTCCCGGGCGGCGTCCTCCCACGACAGGCCCACCAGACCCATGGTGCCCTGACCGCGGACCCGCGCGAGCATGTTCGCATAGGCGCAGATGGTCTCGATGGCATCGCTCAGGCTCAGCGCGCCGCCGACGTACGCCGCCGCGATCTCGCCACCGCTGTGCCCGATGACGGCCGCCGGTGACACGCCCCAGGCGCGCCACAGGTCGGTCAGGGCGATCTGGATGGCGATGCTCACCGGCCAGCCCACCTCGACGTGGTCGAGCCGGGAGCGCTCCGCTCCCGCCGTCAGCTCCTCGAGCAACGACCAGCCCAGGTGCTTCTGGATCAACCGCCCGCACTGCTCGAGGGTGGCGCGGAACACCGGCTCCCGGTGCAGCAGGGAGCGGCCCATTCCGAGCCATTGCGCCCCCTGGCCGGCGAAGACGAACACCACCCTCGGCGCCTCACGGGACGCGGCCCGGCTCGTGGCCAGCCGCGGGCTCGTCCGGCCCTCGAGGAAGTCCCTCAGGCCCTGGACGAGCTCTCCCGAGGAGCGCGCGGTCAGCGCCAGCCGGTGCTCGGCCGACGGGGACGGCACCCCCGGGGTGACTCGCGATTCGCGCTCCGAGCCTTCCACCGCCTCGAGCCATTCCCGCGCCTGCTCGCGCAGGGCCTGCGGGCTGCTGGCGGCGAGCGGGAAGCTCGCGACGGGCGGCGAGGGCCATTCGGCGACGACCACGTGCGCGTTCGTCCCGCCCATGCCAAAGGAGCTGATGCCGGCCACCAGCGGCCGCTCCGCCGCGGGCCAGGGCCCCTCCTGGGTCTGGACCCGCAGGTTCAACTCATCCAGGGCGATGTGTGGGTTTTGCGTCGTGAAGTGGAGGCTGGGGACGAGTCGCCGGTGCGCGATGCAGAGCGCCGTCTTGATCAACCCCGCCATGCCCGCGGCGGCCTCGAGGTGACCGACGTTGGTCTTCACCGAGCCGACGAGCAGGGGCGCGCTGGTGGGCCTGGCGCCGCCGAGCACCGCGCCGAGCGCGCTGGCCTCGATGGGATCTCCCAGCTGGGTGCCGGTGCCGTGCAGCTCGACGTACTGGACGTCACCCGGCTCGGCGCGGGCCCGGCGATACGCCGCGCGCAGCAGGGACTCCTGTGCCACCGGGTTGGGGGCGGTCAGTCCATTGCTGGCGCCGTCGTTGTTCACCACCGAGCCGCGGATGACGCAGACGATGGGGTCTCCGTCGACGAGGGCGCGCGACAACCGCTTGAGCACCACCATGGCGCCGCCCTCGCCGCGCACATAGCCATTGGCGCCGGCATCGAAGGTGGCGCACCGCCCGTCCGGCGACAGCGCGCCGAACTTGACCATGGCGTGGGTGCTCTCGGGCAGCAGGTTGAGGTTCACCGCCCCGGCCAGCGCCATCGTGGCGTCACCGCGCTGCAGGGCCTCGCAGGCCAGGTGGACGGAGACCAGCGCGGACGAGCAGGCCGAGTCGAGTGACAGGCTGGGCCCCTGCAGGCCGAACACGTACGACACCCGGTTGGCCAGGATGCTGCGGTGGTGTCCCGTCACCGTGTGTTGGGTGAGGGTCGGCGCGCCCTGCTGATAGAGCAGCCGGGCATAATCCACCCAGGCGGAGCCCACGTAGACGCCGGTCTGGCTGCCCTTCAGGCTCTCGGCGACGATGCCGGCGTTCTCCAGCGCCTCCCAGGTGAGCTCCAGCATGAGGCGCTGCTGCGGGTCCATCGTGATCGCCTCGCGCGGAGAGATCCCGAAGAACAGCGGATCGAAGCGATCGACCTGCTTGAGGAAGCCGCCCTTGCGCGCCCCGGCGGCGCCGGGCTCGGTCGCGGCCCAGGCCGCCGCGTCCCAGCGCTCGCGCGGCACGTCATCAATGGCGTTCACCCCCTCGCGCAGCAACCGCCAGAACGCCTCCAGGTCCGGCGCGCCGGGAAGGCGGCAGGACATCCCGATGATGGCGATCGGCTCGTCTGGAGCACCCCGCGCGGCTTCCGCCTCCACGTCGGGGGGCGGGCCCGCCGTGGAGGCGGCCTTGGCGCTCGTGCCGCCGTGCAGGTGCGTCGCCAGCTCGTGCGGAGTGGGGAAGCGCCAGACCGCGACCGGGGAGAGCGGCCGATCGAGCCGCTGCGACAGCTTGCGCACGAGCGCGAGCGCCCCGATGGAGTCGAGCCCATAGCGGCTGAATTGCTCGTGGACGTCGACCGTTTTGGGATCGAGCTCCAGGTGCGCGCCGAGCTCCTCGGCGATCCACGCGGTGAGTTGGCTGAGGGAAGGCGAGGTCATGAATTCACCGCTCGGGATGGGGCGGCGACCGGCGCCGGCTCCTGGGTCGAGGCACGCAGGATGCGCATCCGCACCCCGTTCTTGGGTCCCACGCCAACCCCCTGACGCACCGCCTTCTCCTCCTGCGAGGACTCCAGGCCCAGCTCCCAGTGGCGCAGGATCGTCGCGACGACGATCTGCAGCGACTGGTGGGCGAAGGAGGCACCGATGCAGCGCCGTGCGCCCGCTCCATACGGCATGAATTCGAAGGGGGTGTATCTGCGCGCGTCGAAGCGCTCGGGGTGGAAGCGCAGCGGCTCCGGGAAGAGGTCCTCCCGCGCGTGAAGCATCGTCGTGAACACGGCGACGCCGGTCCCCGCCGGAATGGTGCGCGAGCCGATGCGGAGCGGAGTCCGGAGCTTGCGGTACAGGTCGGCCACGGGCGGGTAGATGCGCATGGTCTCGTTGCAGACCGCGTCGAGGTAGGGCAGCTCGGTGTAGCGCTCCGGCGCGACGTCCATCGGCAGCGTGGCCAGTTCCTGGCGCACCTTCGCCAGCGTCTCCGGATGGCGGTGCAGCCAGTAGAACACCCAGGAGATGGTCGTCGCCGTCGCCGCGTGCCCGGCGAGGAACAGCGCCATCAGCTCGTCGTGGACGACCTCGTCGCTGGGGACGCTGCCGTCCTCGTAGCGCGCCGTGAGCAGGAGGGACAGGAGGTCCACCTTCGCGCCAGACGGTTCGCCGCGGCGCCTGGCGATGAGCCCATGGATGAGCTGGGTCAGCCGTGCGTCGGCGCGCTGCCACGTGGCGTACGGGCCCAGCCCGCCGAAGGGACGGCGGAGCGCGGGGAAGAAGATGAGCGCGGGGGACGACGCCTCGAAGAGCTCGCGAATGCGCAGCCGGAGCTCGTCCTGCTCGGCGGGCTCCGTCACGCCGAACATGTCGCGGATGACCACCTGGAGCATGATGCGCTGGGCGAGCTTCTGCATGACGAACGGCCCGCCCTGGGCCAGCTCGCTCGCGTACTGGAGCGCCGTCTCCCGCATGGTCACGGCATAGGCGGCGAGGATCTGCCGGCGGCTGAACGGCGGCATCAGGAGCTTGCGCTCCCGGGTGTGTTCGGCTCCCGTCAGCATGACGAGGGAGCGCGGCCGGAAGACCATGGCCAGCGCATCCGGGCCGTAGAGATCGAACGTCGAGATGTCCGCGGTCAGGATGTCCTTGGCGGCCTGCGGGCTGTAGGCCACCACGACGGGCCCCATCTGAAGCGGCATCGTGACGGTGTGGCCATCGCCATACCGGGTGAGGTCCCGGTAGAGACTCACGGGATCGGTCGCATAGCGGACCGAGGTCCAGAGCGCGCTGGAGGGGCCTGGAGGAAGGACGTCCGGGGAAGTCGTCACAGGTGTCGGTTCAGTATTGTCAGACATGGGAACCCTTCGCCGGGGTGCGTGTGCTGGCTTCACTGTTGCCCTCGAGTGAGCCCAGGGAGGACTCCCAGAGTTCAACGAGGTGGTCGACCAGTTCGCTGAGTGTGCTGCCCGCCAGGAGCTTGGAGATCGCGAGCCGGATGCCGAGCGCCTTGTTGAGCCGCTCGCGCACTTCGAGCGCCATCAGCGAATCGAGACCCAGCATCAGAAGAGGGATGCGTGCGTCGAGTTGTGAGGATTCCATGCCGAGGACCGAGGCGACCCGCGCCCGTAACA includes:
- a CDS encoding cytochrome P450, with the protein product MSDNTEPTPVTTSPDVLPPGPSSALWTSVRYATDPVSLYRDLTRYGDGHTVTMPLQMGPVVVAYSPQAAKDILTADISTFDLYGPDALAMVFRPRSLVMLTGAEHTRERKLLMPPFSRRQILAAYAVTMRETALQYASELAQGGPFVMQKLAQRIMLQVVIRDMFGVTEPAEQDELRLRIRELFEASSPALIFFPALRRPFGGLGPYATWQRADARLTQLIHGLIARRRGEPSGAKVDLLSLLLTARYEDGSVPSDEVVHDELMALFLAGHAATATTISWVFYWLHRHPETLAKVRQELATLPMDVAPERYTELPYLDAVCNETMRIYPPVADLYRKLRTPLRIGSRTIPAGTGVAVFTTMLHAREDLFPEPLRFHPERFDARRYTPFEFMPYGAGARRCIGASFAHQSLQIVVATILRHWELGLESSQEEKAVRQGVGVGPKNGVRMRILRASTQEPAPVAAPSRAVNS